A portion of the bacterium genome contains these proteins:
- a CDS encoding GAF domain-containing protein: MPLQVIINFFLLVTLIAMIVINIFLLLKKRENITETKYHGVLEKLNKDLQEHVDELSSKVKQLSAIQSISSVFVSSGNLEQILSKVINVVTKALDCKVGSIMIFNKDKNLLSIKAAVGLGDEIIESTRIKLGEEKEISGWVAQERQPLLIEDIEKSRFSGTNNPIYKGKSLLSVPIISKGELLGVINCTNKKNSKSFTQDELDSLIAIASQAAILIENVRAYHDVTKKAKEHSTLCSVSEKINLSLNLQKTLDYIAKMATEITNTESCSLRLLDDENKNKLLIRAGHNLSGEYMRKGPLEMGEGVGGYVAEHAEPIAICDIRKDKRVDYNEFLKNEGLVALLSVPIKSKIRVIGLISVYKKSPHEFEQNDIDLLSAFANHISVAIENAKLYDTIKKNYLETIETLALTIEARDLYTRGHSERVTNYAIGIAKELKVEEELLKIIRYAGRLHDIGKIAIPDGILNKPDKLTTAEFAEIKTHPTKGAELVEPLEFLKDAAPLIRHHHERFDGRGYPDGLEKMNIPLIARILAVADSFDAMTSRRPYRQKPMNEDQAIEELKKNKGTQFDPEAVDAFIKIIKQR; encoded by the coding sequence ATGCCATTGCAGGTCATTATAAATTTCTTTTTGTTAGTAACATTAATTGCAATGATTGTAATAAATATATTCCTTTTATTGAAAAAGCGGGAGAATATTACAGAAACAAAATATCACGGTGTGCTTGAGAAACTTAATAAGGATCTTCAAGAACATGTTGATGAGCTTTCCAGTAAGGTTAAGCAGTTATCAGCAATACAAAGCATAAGCAGCGTTTTTGTATCATCAGGAAACCTTGAACAAATTCTGAGTAAGGTTATTAATGTGGTAACAAAGGCACTTGATTGCAAAGTGGGAAGCATAATGATTTTTAATAAGGATAAAAACCTATTGAGCATAAAAGCGGCTGTTGGTTTAGGGGATGAAATAATAGAGAGTACCAGAATAAAACTGGGAGAAGAAAAAGAAATCTCTGGATGGGTGGCGCAGGAAAGGCAGCCTTTGCTTATAGAAGATATTGAAAAATCAAGATTTTCAGGAACAAATAATCCTATATACAAGGGAAAATCTCTATTATCTGTTCCTATAATTTCAAAAGGAGAGCTGCTTGGAGTTATAAACTGCACAAATAAAAAAAACAGCAAATCATTCACTCAGGATGAATTGGATTCTTTGATAGCTATTGCAAGTCAGGCTGCTATATTAATTGAGAATGTTCGCGCGTATCATGATGTTACCAAAAAAGCAAAAGAGCATTCTACTTTATGTAGTGTTAGTGAAAAAATCAACCTTTCACTTAATCTGCAGAAGACACTGGATTACATTGCAAAAATGGCAACAGAGATAACGAATACTGAGTCATGTTCTTTGAGACTGCTGGATGATGAGAACAAGAACAAGCTTCTAATTCGTGCCGGGCACAATCTGAGTGGTGAATATATGAGAAAAGGACCGTTGGAAATGGGAGAAGGTGTTGGAGGTTATGTTGCAGAGCATGCGGAGCCGATTGCAATATGCGATATTCGAAAAGACAAAAGGGTAGATTATAATGAATTTCTAAAAAACGAGGGGTTAGTGGCACTGCTTTCTGTCCCAATAAAATCTAAGATTCGAGTGATAGGTCTAATCAGTGTTTACAAAAAATCCCCACATGAATTTGAGCAGAATGATATTGACTTACTGAGTGCGTTTGCAAATCATATTTCGGTTGCCATAGAGAATGCCAAGCTTTACGATACCATTAAGAAAAATTATTTAGAAACAATAGAGACCCTTGCTCTTACGATCGAAGCAAGGGATCTATACACTCGCGGTCATTCAGAACGTGTTACAAATTATGCTATTGGCATAGCAAAGGAACTCAAGGTAGAAGAGGAACTATTAAAAATTATTAGATATGCAGGGCGGTTGCATGATATTGGGAAGATTGCTATCCCGGACGGAATATTAAACAAGCCAGACAAATTAACCACTGCAGAATTTGCAGAGATTAAGACACATCCAACAAAAGGAGCAGAACTCGTAGAACCGCTGGAGTTCCTCAAAGATGCAGCTCCATTAATAAGACATCATCATGAACGTTTTGACGGAAGGGGTTACCCCGATGGTCTTGAAAAAATGAACATCCCACTTATTGCAAGAATTCTGGCAGTTGCAGATTCCTTTGACGCAATGACATCCAGAAGACCCTACAGACAGAAACCAATGAATGAAGATCAAGCTATTGAGGAACTCAAGAAGAATAAAGGAACACAATTCGACCCAGAAGCAGTAGATGCCTTTATAAAGATAATTAAGCAGAGATAA
- a CDS encoding 4Fe-4S dicluster domain-containing protein has protein sequence MKDKISSDELDKNFKYEVGAQPGGENIKKCFSCGTCTAGCPVSEVDEEFNPRKIIRMVLLGMKKEVLSSKVIWYCCSCYTCYAQCPQNVKFTDIMAVLRYLAIKEGHVRKDFLDKVYNIDNLAQKIRLDIIKCLTKEQPVDKAGENITAKVKEFIKSQG, from the coding sequence GTGAAAGATAAAATTAGTTCTGATGAACTTGATAAAAACTTTAAATATGAGGTAGGTGCGCAGCCAGGTGGAGAAAATATTAAAAAATGCTTTTCCTGTGGCACATGTACTGCAGGATGTCCTGTGAGTGAAGTAGATGAGGAGTTCAATCCAAGAAAAATTATTCGCATGGTACTGCTTGGCATGAAGAAAGAGGTACTCTCCTCTAAAGTAATCTGGTATTGCTGTAGCTGTTATACATGCTACGCGCAATGCCCACAGAATGTTAAATTTACAGATATTATGGCAGTGCTCAGGTACCTAGCAATAAAGGAAGGTCATGTTAGGAAGGATTTTTTAGATAAGGTGTATAACATTGATAATCTGGCACAAAAAATAAGACTTGATATTATTAAGTGTCTTACAAAAGAACAACCAGTTGATAAAGCAGGAGAGAATATAACAGCTAAAGTCAAAGAGTTCATAAAATCTCAGGGGTAA
- the folD gene encoding bifunctional methylenetetrahydrofolate dehydrogenase/methenyltetrahydrofolate cyclohydrolase FolD, with translation MSAKIIDGKAIAAQMQEEMKIEVESLKNKYNLIPGLAVVLIGDNAASRVYVNMKKKACQKLEIYSEEHKLPRETPEQDLLELINKLNANEKVHGILVQLPLPDHIDEDKVLNAIDPSKDVDGFHPVNVGNLVIGKPSFLPCTPYGIQQLLLKSGIQIEGKHVVVVGRSNIVGKPVALILLQKAQGANATVTVCHSRSGDLSYYTKQADILIAAIGRARMIKGDMVKHGAVVIDVGVNRVDDSSSERGYKLVGDVDFEEVKEIASAITPVPGGVGPMTITMLMHNTIKAARMQRSIR, from the coding sequence ATGTCTGCAAAGATTATAGATGGTAAGGCGATTGCTGCTCAGATGCAAGAAGAGATGAAGATTGAGGTGGAGAGCCTTAAGAACAAATATAATCTAATTCCCGGACTTGCTGTTGTCCTGATAGGAGATAATGCTGCTTCCAGAGTCTATGTCAATATGAAAAAAAAGGCGTGCCAAAAGCTTGAAATATACTCTGAAGAGCACAAACTGCCACGAGAAACTCCAGAACAAGACCTGCTAGAACTTATTAATAAGCTCAATGCAAATGAGAAGGTTCATGGCATTCTTGTTCAGCTTCCCCTGCCGGACCATATTGATGAAGATAAGGTTCTTAACGCTATTGATCCATCAAAGGATGTTGACGGCTTTCATCCGGTAAATGTGGGCAATCTTGTTATTGGCAAGCCTTCCTTTCTGCCATGCACTCCATATGGCATTCAGCAGCTTCTTCTTAAAAGCGGCATCCAGATTGAAGGGAAACATGTTGTTGTAGTTGGCAGGAGTAATATTGTAGGCAAACCTGTTGCGCTAATTCTGCTTCAAAAAGCGCAAGGTGCTAATGCAACAGTCACTGTATGCCATTCACGAAGCGGGGACTTGTCTTACTATACCAAACAGGCGGATATATTAATTGCTGCTATTGGAAGAGCAAGGATGATAAAGGGAGATATGGTTAAACATGGCGCAGTGGTTATAGATGTGGGAGTTAATCGGGTTGATGATTCAAGCTCAGAAAGGGGATACAAACTTGTTGGGGATGTGGATTTCGAGGAAGTAAAAGAAATAGCGAGTGCTATTACACCTGTTCCGGGCGGCGTTGGGCCTATGACAATTACAATGCTTATGCATAATACTATAAAAGCTGCGAGAATGCAGAGATCTATAAGATGA
- a CDS encoding methylenetetrahydrofolate reductase C-terminal domain-containing protein → MIVADRKPIQEILDMLGDCEKLLIVGCNACVAICMAGGEKEVSELASLVKIAKKKQGKPIEITEQVTERQCEEEFVKEIESEIKGHDIILSMACGIGVQLIAKMYEGKLVYPALNPKFMGLPEEQGQWTETCAGCGDCRLADFGGICHIARCSKSLLNGPCGGSVDGKCEVDPDNIDCAWQLIYDRMKLLGQLDKLLKIEPAKSWKTSRDGGPRKVIRQDVRE, encoded by the coding sequence ATGATAGTTGCTGATAGGAAGCCTATTCAGGAAATTCTGGATATGCTTGGAGATTGTGAGAAGTTGCTTATTGTTGGCTGTAACGCTTGTGTAGCCATTTGTATGGCAGGTGGAGAAAAAGAGGTCTCTGAACTTGCTTCTTTAGTTAAAATAGCAAAGAAGAAACAAGGTAAGCCCATAGAAATTACAGAACAAGTTACAGAACGTCAGTGTGAGGAGGAGTTTGTTAAAGAAATAGAGAGTGAAATTAAAGGACATGATATTATACTGTCAATGGCTTGTGGAATAGGAGTGCAGCTCATTGCAAAGATGTATGAAGGGAAACTAGTTTATCCCGCGCTTAATCCAAAGTTTATGGGTTTGCCTGAAGAACAGGGACAATGGACTGAAACATGTGCTGGATGTGGAGACTGCAGGCTGGCAGATTTTGGCGGCATATGCCATATCGCCAGGTGTTCGAAAAGCCTGCTTAATGGTCCATGCGGAGGATCAGTAGATGGTAAATGCGAGGTGGATCCGGATAATATTGATTGTGCATGGCAATTAATCTATGACAGAATGAAACTCCTTGGACAACTTGATAAACTCCTAAAAATAGAGCCTGCAAAAAGCTGGAAGACCTCAAGAGACGGAGGCCCCAGAAAAGTCATAAGGCAGGATGTAAGAGAATAA
- a CDS encoding methylenetetrahydrofolate reductase, giving the protein MKSGSNLETVLTSGKFAITAELGPPKSANKEFVIKRAQILKNYVDAANLTDNQTAIVRMSSIAAGRIILDQGIEPVIQMTCRDRNRIAIQSDVLGAAALGVKNILCITGDHQCFGNHPDSKNVFDIDSIQLVSLLKMMRDEQKVLGGDAIKTPPQIFIGAAANPFADPLEFRVIRLEKKIKAGADFIQTQCIFDMNRFSEWMKMVEDKGLDKKTHILAGVTPIKSYNMAKHMAENVSGVSVPQEILKRIESANDPKEEGINICIETIEELKKIKGVHGIHIMAVQWEEVVPEIVKMVGLFPRP; this is encoded by the coding sequence ATGAAATCAGGAAGTAATCTTGAAACCGTTTTAACTTCAGGCAAGTTCGCTATTACTGCAGAATTAGGGCCTCCTAAAAGCGCAAATAAAGAGTTTGTTATAAAACGGGCGCAGATATTAAAAAACTATGTAGACGCAGCAAACCTTACTGACAATCAAACTGCAATAGTCAGAATGTCCAGTATAGCCGCAGGTAGAATAATTCTGGATCAGGGTATTGAGCCTGTAATTCAAATGACCTGTCGGGATCGCAACAGGATCGCTATCCAAAGCGATGTTCTTGGCGCAGCTGCATTAGGAGTGAAAAATATTCTCTGTATTACTGGCGATCATCAGTGTTTTGGAAATCATCCCGATTCAAAAAATGTGTTTGATATAGATTCCATACAGCTTGTAAGTCTCTTGAAGATGATGAGGGATGAACAAAAGGTTTTAGGCGGTGATGCGATAAAAACGCCTCCCCAAATCTTTATAGGCGCAGCAGCAAATCCTTTTGCAGATCCTCTGGAATTCAGAGTTATAAGACTTGAGAAAAAGATAAAAGCTGGAGCGGATTTTATTCAAACACAGTGTATATTTGATATGAACAGGTTTTCTGAATGGATGAAAATGGTGGAGGATAAAGGATTAGACAAGAAGACGCACATTCTCGCGGGTGTCACTCCCATTAAATCATATAATATGGCAAAGCATATGGCTGAAAACGTATCAGGGGTTAGTGTGCCTCAGGAAATCTTGAAACGTATAGAGAGCGCTAATGACCCTAAGGAGGAAGGTATAAATATATGTATTGAAACCATAGAAGAGTTGAAAAAGATAAAAGGTGTTCATGGTATTCACATAATGGCAGTTCAGTGGGAAGAAGTAGTGCCCGAGATCGTAAAAATGGTCGGATTATTTCCAAGACCATAA